In the genome of Amia ocellicauda isolate fAmiCal2 chromosome 3, fAmiCal2.hap1, whole genome shotgun sequence, one region contains:
- the LOC136747062 gene encoding olfactory receptor 6N1-like: MENTSHTTSFLLTGYKETGDLQYLYFLVILLVYMLTIAANTVIICVICVERSLHEPMYMFLCSLQVNGLYGSTALCPALLVNILSDRHEISRTACLIQIYSLHTYGMCEYMALAVMGYDRYVSICHPFHYSIIMSPSRVYKLIVMTWLFPLAVYTVNIVVTIRLPLCKRTIDKVYCDNYSVVRLACIDVTINNIMGSIFIVVYIFPLALLILYSYVQILRICLKSSAASRSKALNTCVPHLVTVINFFVSTLFELFQSRFDMEHVPLVIRILLSVYFLILPPLLNPIIYGLRSQKLKEKTKKLLCPKLILPVLE, encoded by the coding sequence ATGGAAAACACCTCACACACAACATCCTTCTTATTGACAGGATACAAAGAAACTGGGGATTTGCAATACTTATATTTTCTAGTCATACTTCTAGTGTACATGCTAACAATAGCTGCTAACACAGTTATTATTTGTGTGATTTGTGTGGAGAGGAGTCTGCACGAGCCcatgtatatgtttttatgCAGTTTACAGGTTAATGGTTTGTATGGGAGTactgctctgtgccctgctctTTTAGTCAATATTTTATCTGACAGGCATGAGATTTCTCGCACAGCGTgtctaatacaaatatattcttTGCATACTTATGGCATGTGTGAGTATATGGCTTTAGCTGTGATGGGGTATGATAGATATGTTTCTATTTGTCACCCATTTCACTACAGCATCATTATGTCTCCATCAAGAGTGTATAAACTCATAGTCATGACTTGGCTGTTTCCTCTTGCtgtatatactgtaaatatagTTGTAACTATTCGACTGCCACTGTGCAAAAGAACCATTGATAAGGTATATTGTGACAACTATTCAGTAGTCAGACTTGCTTGTATTGATGTCACCATTAACAACATCATGGGTTCAATTTTCATTGTCGTATATATTTTCCCCCTGGCTCTCCTCATTCTCTATTCATACGTACAGATCCTTAGAATCTGTTTAAAATCATCTGCAGCATCACGATCTAAAGCTCTGAACACCTGTGTTCCCCATTTAGTCACTGTCATCAATTTCTTTGTTTCTACTTTGTTTGAACTGTTTCAGAGTAGATTTGACATGGAGCACGTTCCTCTAGTAATCCGGATTCTGCTTTCTGTGTACTTTCTAATTTTACCTCCTTTACTAAATCCAATCATCTATGGATTAAGAAGTCAAAAACTCaaggaaaagacaaaaaaactgcTCTGTCCTAAACTGATATTGCCGGTGCTAGAATAG